One window of the Ananas comosus cultivar F153 linkage group 21, ASM154086v1, whole genome shotgun sequence genome contains the following:
- the LOC109726646 gene encoding uncharacterized protein LOC109726646 isoform X1, which yields MCCCVLVRFNCDGGVSSKGRNSSYVAEIAGVHALGRAVKGRDRRSAGADGQDCCSPPARIASCSRGKERCWDASLYSVHLVVPVTLQIQLISRTRSCVEKADDAELARPDLVNDDACGNSKPDNLLCTDLTLSEGPHQGNTELVDTPNSTSMEDYRKAIVTIIEEYFSTGDVELAASELRNFESEKHHHYFVKKLISTAMDRHDKEKEMASVLLSALYVDALSSSKIKRGFVMLLESADDLSVDIPDAVEVLALFIARAVVNEILPPVFLSQAKERLPETSKGFEALQIAEKKYLSAPHHAELVERRWGGSTHVTVEEVKKKIADLLREYVGSGDAAEACRCIRELGLPFFHHEVVKRSLILAMEIEASEPLILNLLKVAAEEGLISSSQMLKGFSRVAESLDDLTLDIPSAKAHFDKLVSKANSEGWIDLSSGKLPSALGELRNEGDEKIRRFKEESVNIIHEYFLSDDIPELTRSLQELAAPEYNSIFLKKLITLAMDRKNREKEMASVLLSAVSMELFSGDDIMNGFIMLLESAEDTALDILDASNELAMFLARAVIDDVLVPLNLDEISSKLQPNSSGYETVHMARALVSARHAGERMLRCWGGGTGWAVEDAKDKISKLLEEYEIGGDLGEACQCIRDLGMPFFNHEVVKKALVMAMEKQNDGILDLLQECFSEGLITINQMTKGFSRVRDGLDDLVLDIPNAREKFRGYVDHARNHGWLLPSFVGSAPPVASGS from the exons GTGTTGGGATGCATCACTTTATTCTGTACACTTGGTTGTTCCTGTCACCTTACAAATTCAACTGATCTCGAGGACGAGATCCTGCGTAGAGAAAGCGGATGATGCAGAACTAGCCCGACCCGATCTGGTTAATG ATGATGCTTGCGGAAATAGTAAACCAGACAATCTTTTATGTACTGATTTGACCCTAAGTGAAGGTCCTCATCAGGGGAATACTGAG CTTGTTGATACTCCAAATTCCACCTCAATGGAGGATTACAGAAAAGCTATTGTTACTATCATCGAGGAATACTTCAGCACAGGAGATGTGGAATTGGCAGCCTCTGAACTGAGAAATTTTGAATCGGAGAAGCATCATCACTACTTTGTGAAGAAGCTCATCTCCACAGCAATGGATCGTCAcgacaaagagaaagaaatggCATCAGTTCTGCTGTCCGCTTTATATGTGGACGCACTAAGCTCATCTAAAATTAAGCGAGGGTTCGTTATGCTTCTTGAGTCCGCTGATGATTTGTCTGTGGACATACCTGACGCGGTCGAGGTCCTAGCTCTCTTCATCGCTCGTGCAGTTGTCAATGAAATCCTCCCTCCGGTTTTTCTCTCTCAAGCAAAAGAGCGACTTCCTGAAACCTCCAAGGGATTTGAAGCTCTACAAATTGctgaaaagaaatatttatcgGCTCCTCACCATGCTGAACTAGTTGAGAGACGATGGGGTGGTAGTACGCATGTGACGGTCGAGGAGGTAAAGAAGAAGATTGCGGATCTGTTGAGGGAATATGTGGGGAGTGGAGATGCTGCAGAGGCCTGCAGGTGCATTAGGGAGCTGGGCCTCCCCTTCTTCCACCATGAGGTTGTGAAACGGTCCTTGATTTTGGCGATGGAGATAGAGGCATCAGAGCCGCTGATTTTAAATCTCTTGAAAGTAGCGGCGGAGGAAGGCTTAATCAGTTCCAGCCAGATGCTCAAGGGCTTCTCCCGAGTTGCTGAGAGTCTTGATGATTTAACTCTCGATATTCCTTCTGCAAAGGCGCATTTCGACAAGCTGGTTTCGAAAGCAAACTCTGAAGGATGGATTGATCTTTCCTCTGGGAAATTGCCCAGTGCCCTTGGAGAACTTAGGAATGAGGGTGATGAGAAGATAAGACGTTTTAAAGAAGAGTCGGTGAACATAATCCACGAGTACTTCCTCTCAGACGACATACCTGAACTCACCAGAAGCCTCCAAGAGCTCGCCGCTCCGGAGTACAACTCTATTTTCCTTAAAAAGTTGATTACGCTTGCGATGGATAGAAAAAACAGGGAAAAGGAGATGGCTTCTGTTCTGCTATCCGCTGTTAGTATGGAGTTGTTCTCGGGCGACGACATCATGAATGGATTCATAATGCTTTTGGAGTCGGCAGAGGACACTGCTTTGGATATTTTAGATGCCTCGAATGAACTTGCAATGTTTCTAGCTAGGGCGGTGATTGATGATGTCTTGGTCCCTCTGAATCTTGATGAGATTAGCAGTAAGCTCCAGCCAAATAGTAGTGGTTATGAGACCGTCCACATGGCCCGTGCTCTCGTTTCTGCTCGGCACGCAGGGGAGAGGATGTTAAGATGCTGGGGCGGTGGCACAGGTTGGGCCGTCGAGGATGCAAAGGACAAGATCTCAAAGCTTCTAGAAGAGTACGAGATCGGGGGAGATTTGGGGGAGGCTTGCCAATGCATTCGCGATTTGGGGATGCCCTTCTTTAATCACGAAGTGGTGAAGAAAGCTTTGGTGATGGCAATGGAGAAGCAGAACGATGGAATCTTAGACTTACTGCAGGAGTGCTTTAGCGAAGGGTTAATAACCATCAATCAGATGACAAAGGGCTTCTCCAGGGTAAGGGATGGCCTCGATGATCTGGTTCTTGATATTCCTAATGCGCGGGAGAAATTCAGAGGGTACGTGGATCATGCGAGGAACCACGGTTGGCTTTTACCATCGTTTGTGGGTTCTGCTCCTCCAGTTGCTTCAGGTAGCTGA
- the LOC109726646 gene encoding uncharacterized protein LOC109726646 isoform X2 has product MAASHQKEEILPTSPRSPASMLLDGRLKVATGGVRVPMDRIAVRHLPGSHLAAGAKKDDACGNSKPDNLLCTDLTLSEGPHQGNTELVDTPNSTSMEDYRKAIVTIIEEYFSTGDVELAASELRNFESEKHHHYFVKKLISTAMDRHDKEKEMASVLLSALYVDALSSSKIKRGFVMLLESADDLSVDIPDAVEVLALFIARAVVNEILPPVFLSQAKERLPETSKGFEALQIAEKKYLSAPHHAELVERRWGGSTHVTVEEVKKKIADLLREYVGSGDAAEACRCIRELGLPFFHHEVVKRSLILAMEIEASEPLILNLLKVAAEEGLISSSQMLKGFSRVAESLDDLTLDIPSAKAHFDKLVSKANSEGWIDLSSGKLPSALGELRNEGDEKIRRFKEESVNIIHEYFLSDDIPELTRSLQELAAPEYNSIFLKKLITLAMDRKNREKEMASVLLSAVSMELFSGDDIMNGFIMLLESAEDTALDILDASNELAMFLARAVIDDVLVPLNLDEISSKLQPNSSGYETVHMARALVSARHAGERMLRCWGGGTGWAVEDAKDKISKLLEEYEIGGDLGEACQCIRDLGMPFFNHEVVKKALVMAMEKQNDGILDLLQECFSEGLITINQMTKGFSRVRDGLDDLVLDIPNAREKFRGYVDHARNHGWLLPSFVGSAPPVASGS; this is encoded by the exons ATGATGCTTGCGGAAATAGTAAACCAGACAATCTTTTATGTACTGATTTGACCCTAAGTGAAGGTCCTCATCAGGGGAATACTGAG CTTGTTGATACTCCAAATTCCACCTCAATGGAGGATTACAGAAAAGCTATTGTTACTATCATCGAGGAATACTTCAGCACAGGAGATGTGGAATTGGCAGCCTCTGAACTGAGAAATTTTGAATCGGAGAAGCATCATCACTACTTTGTGAAGAAGCTCATCTCCACAGCAATGGATCGTCAcgacaaagagaaagaaatggCATCAGTTCTGCTGTCCGCTTTATATGTGGACGCACTAAGCTCATCTAAAATTAAGCGAGGGTTCGTTATGCTTCTTGAGTCCGCTGATGATTTGTCTGTGGACATACCTGACGCGGTCGAGGTCCTAGCTCTCTTCATCGCTCGTGCAGTTGTCAATGAAATCCTCCCTCCGGTTTTTCTCTCTCAAGCAAAAGAGCGACTTCCTGAAACCTCCAAGGGATTTGAAGCTCTACAAATTGctgaaaagaaatatttatcgGCTCCTCACCATGCTGAACTAGTTGAGAGACGATGGGGTGGTAGTACGCATGTGACGGTCGAGGAGGTAAAGAAGAAGATTGCGGATCTGTTGAGGGAATATGTGGGGAGTGGAGATGCTGCAGAGGCCTGCAGGTGCATTAGGGAGCTGGGCCTCCCCTTCTTCCACCATGAGGTTGTGAAACGGTCCTTGATTTTGGCGATGGAGATAGAGGCATCAGAGCCGCTGATTTTAAATCTCTTGAAAGTAGCGGCGGAGGAAGGCTTAATCAGTTCCAGCCAGATGCTCAAGGGCTTCTCCCGAGTTGCTGAGAGTCTTGATGATTTAACTCTCGATATTCCTTCTGCAAAGGCGCATTTCGACAAGCTGGTTTCGAAAGCAAACTCTGAAGGATGGATTGATCTTTCCTCTGGGAAATTGCCCAGTGCCCTTGGAGAACTTAGGAATGAGGGTGATGAGAAGATAAGACGTTTTAAAGAAGAGTCGGTGAACATAATCCACGAGTACTTCCTCTCAGACGACATACCTGAACTCACCAGAAGCCTCCAAGAGCTCGCCGCTCCGGAGTACAACTCTATTTTCCTTAAAAAGTTGATTACGCTTGCGATGGATAGAAAAAACAGGGAAAAGGAGATGGCTTCTGTTCTGCTATCCGCTGTTAGTATGGAGTTGTTCTCGGGCGACGACATCATGAATGGATTCATAATGCTTTTGGAGTCGGCAGAGGACACTGCTTTGGATATTTTAGATGCCTCGAATGAACTTGCAATGTTTCTAGCTAGGGCGGTGATTGATGATGTCTTGGTCCCTCTGAATCTTGATGAGATTAGCAGTAAGCTCCAGCCAAATAGTAGTGGTTATGAGACCGTCCACATGGCCCGTGCTCTCGTTTCTGCTCGGCACGCAGGGGAGAGGATGTTAAGATGCTGGGGCGGTGGCACAGGTTGGGCCGTCGAGGATGCAAAGGACAAGATCTCAAAGCTTCTAGAAGAGTACGAGATCGGGGGAGATTTGGGGGAGGCTTGCCAATGCATTCGCGATTTGGGGATGCCCTTCTTTAATCACGAAGTGGTGAAGAAAGCTTTGGTGATGGCAATGGAGAAGCAGAACGATGGAATCTTAGACTTACTGCAGGAGTGCTTTAGCGAAGGGTTAATAACCATCAATCAGATGACAAAGGGCTTCTCCAGGGTAAGGGATGGCCTCGATGATCTGGTTCTTGATATTCCTAATGCGCGGGAGAAATTCAGAGGGTACGTGGATCATGCGAGGAACCACGGTTGGCTTTTACCATCGTTTGTGGGTTCTGCTCCTCCAGTTGCTTCAGGTAGCTGA